From the Maioricimonas rarisocia genome, one window contains:
- a CDS encoding YCF48-related protein, which produces MLYSHGRERVDRSGQHRHAIICLAMTAVTLGIFCGTVPAQPMRLPATASRSSAPLAVRPAPEQDDATLHDAQRIGSRIAWAVGDHGTIWKSDDGGTSWSLVPTPADCHWTGIAFLTDRVGWICGGSVTPYVKHSQGMVAFTEDGGQSWELRADGTVPYLQDIRFFDLDSGIAIGTATPEIPSGILTTSDGGATWQAVPGPTGAAWKSAAFVDAATGLVGGSGGRLVNVGGGRVLSRQLGSFGLRSIAGLDLASDGTGWLVGDGGLALTTRNGGVAWSPPEGPLPESVRDTFDFRSVSSHGNHVWIAGRPGTAILHSPDRGATWELQPTGAPAPIKHIDFSSETHGIAVGALGRILVTDDGGKTWQATRGENRRLALLAIHAFPQRVSTRLPVRYSGEHGFRTGALITSPDVTNQKTSEHFLQLRTGLIEAGSNDSDILWRLPIQRPDVAHNREQLLAAWDELTDQPLSETYLADLVLALRMWRPDVLVVDAAPEDDAATDLLHQAVEFAVRYAADPTRLPRHAEVGLQAWQVQRAFERLPSGSSGTVEIDPAEVLPRLGTTTARAAEPAQSLVSGQTPGRAGREAYRALEWQQLGDPAAGTARSLFGGLSIAVDSAARRPQRPLVDADIERLHARAQYRRTFDEYAKRMFDDPRKAAQMLAQLEDVLAGATPQDAASQLADLAAQHRRAGHWQFSEDTLTQLVQRYPDQPVALDAMRWLLLSWTSQEVRWQRLQALSADKSTVTIDRDIVQASFAQARSREESLRTGETPGSDVRTGERSPVQVDSVGGQLKIGGQLGQRMHEVDRWQQRAEQTAALLKRHAPTYAATAEIQFPYATLMRHRGKHAVADEVYRTFAMAPGESAWLKAAQGEIWLVGPQAVSPKPVLQCLRSETPPVLDGQLDDACWLAASVVRLTPPPDARGDGETFVGADRLAQESAAGTGAEATVMLSYDNRYLYVAARFPRVPGLPDDLPDLAGRTHDSNQTGLDRLSLQIDVDRDYSTYYRFDVDQRGGTREACWEDEAWNPQWFVAADGTKDEWRIEAAIPLERLVPTPPDARTTWAVGLTRTIPARGIESWQHPASQEPIPAAFGLVRFR; this is translated from the coding sequence ATGCTGTATTCCCACGGACGGGAGCGGGTCGACCGCTCCGGACAACACCGCCATGCAATCATCTGCCTGGCGATGACAGCAGTCACTCTCGGTATCTTTTGCGGGACGGTTCCAGCCCAGCCGATGCGCCTACCCGCGACGGCCAGCCGTTCCTCCGCTCCACTGGCCGTCCGTCCCGCTCCCGAGCAGGACGACGCCACACTTCACGATGCCCAGCGGATCGGCTCACGCATCGCGTGGGCGGTCGGCGACCACGGCACCATCTGGAAGAGCGATGACGGTGGAACGTCCTGGAGCCTGGTTCCGACGCCGGCCGACTGTCACTGGACCGGCATCGCGTTCCTGACCGACCGCGTCGGCTGGATCTGCGGCGGCAGCGTGACCCCGTACGTCAAACACAGCCAGGGCATGGTGGCGTTTACCGAAGATGGCGGCCAATCGTGGGAGCTGCGCGCCGACGGGACTGTCCCGTACCTGCAGGACATCCGGTTCTTCGACCTCGACAGCGGCATTGCCATCGGTACCGCCACGCCGGAGATCCCCTCGGGCATCCTGACGACCTCCGACGGCGGCGCCACCTGGCAGGCAGTGCCTGGACCGACCGGAGCCGCCTGGAAGTCGGCCGCATTTGTCGACGCCGCGACCGGTCTGGTGGGTGGCTCCGGCGGACGACTGGTGAACGTCGGCGGGGGACGCGTCCTGTCGCGTCAACTGGGCAGCTTCGGTCTTCGCAGCATTGCGGGACTCGACCTGGCGTCCGACGGGACCGGCTGGCTGGTGGGTGATGGAGGACTGGCCCTGACCACTCGGAACGGCGGCGTTGCCTGGTCCCCACCTGAGGGTCCATTGCCCGAATCGGTTCGCGATACGTTCGACTTCCGCAGTGTCAGCAGTCACGGAAATCATGTCTGGATCGCCGGTCGTCCCGGAACGGCCATTCTGCACTCACCGGACCGCGGGGCGACGTGGGAACTGCAGCCGACCGGCGCGCCGGCTCCGATCAAACACATCGATTTCTCGTCCGAGACACACGGCATTGCCGTCGGAGCCCTCGGACGGATCCTGGTGACCGACGATGGCGGAAAGACCTGGCAGGCAACACGCGGAGAGAACCGCCGCCTGGCGCTGCTGGCGATTCATGCGTTTCCGCAGCGGGTCTCTACACGGCTGCCGGTCCGCTACTCCGGCGAACATGGTTTCCGGACCGGGGCCCTGATCACCTCGCCAGACGTCACGAACCAGAAAACGTCAGAGCATTTCCTGCAACTGCGGACCGGCCTGATCGAAGCGGGATCGAACGATTCGGACATCCTCTGGCGTCTGCCGATCCAGCGCCCCGACGTCGCTCACAACCGGGAGCAGCTTCTGGCGGCATGGGACGAACTGACGGATCAGCCGCTCAGTGAGACGTACCTGGCCGACCTGGTTCTTGCCCTGCGGATGTGGCGACCGGACGTGCTCGTTGTCGACGCTGCTCCTGAAGACGATGCTGCCACGGACCTGCTGCATCAGGCGGTCGAGTTTGCTGTCCGATACGCTGCTGATCCGACGCGACTGCCTCGACACGCGGAAGTCGGTCTGCAGGCCTGGCAGGTTCAGCGGGCGTTCGAACGTCTGCCATCGGGAAGCTCGGGGACTGTCGAGATCGACCCCGCCGAGGTACTGCCCCGACTCGGAACCACGACGGCCCGGGCGGCTGAACCCGCGCAGTCACTGGTGAGCGGCCAGACGCCCGGTCGCGCGGGCCGGGAAGCGTATCGGGCACTCGAGTGGCAGCAGTTGGGAGACCCTGCAGCAGGCACGGCACGAAGCCTGTTCGGAGGTCTGTCCATTGCGGTCGACAGTGCCGCCCGACGGCCCCAACGTCCGCTCGTCGATGCCGACATCGAGCGACTGCACGCGCGGGCGCAGTATCGCCGTACGTTCGATGAGTACGCGAAGAGGATGTTCGACGATCCGCGGAAGGCGGCACAGATGCTGGCTCAGCTGGAGGATGTTCTGGCCGGTGCCACACCGCAGGACGCCGCGTCACAACTGGCAGACCTGGCAGCTCAGCATCGACGGGCCGGTCACTGGCAATTCAGCGAGGACACGTTGACGCAACTGGTGCAGCGGTATCCCGACCAGCCGGTCGCGCTGGATGCCATGCGGTGGCTGCTGCTTTCCTGGACCAGTCAGGAGGTTCGGTGGCAGCGGCTGCAGGCACTCTCGGCCGACAAATCCACGGTCACCATCGATCGGGACATCGTGCAGGCGAGCTTCGCTCAGGCCCGTTCCCGGGAAGAGTCTCTGCGGACGGGTGAGACTCCCGGATCGGACGTTCGCACCGGCGAACGTTCGCCCGTACAGGTCGACTCCGTCGGGGGACAGCTCAAGATCGGCGGACAGCTGGGGCAGAGAATGCATGAGGTGGATCGCTGGCAACAGCGGGCGGAACAGACGGCTGCGCTGCTGAAGCGGCACGCGCCAACCTACGCGGCGACAGCGGAGATCCAGTTTCCGTACGCGACGCTGATGCGCCATCGTGGCAAACATGCGGTCGCAGACGAAGTGTACCGCACTTTCGCGATGGCCCCCGGCGAAAGCGCGTGGCTGAAGGCGGCCCAGGGTGAGATCTGGCTCGTCGGGCCGCAGGCGGTTTCTCCCAAGCCGGTGCTGCAGTGTCTGCGAAGCGAGACTCCGCCGGTCCTCGACGGTCAGCTCGACGATGCCTGCTGGCTGGCGGCCAGTGTCGTCCGGCTCACCCCCCCGCCCGACGCACGCGGCGATGGCGAGACCTTTGTCGGTGCCGACCGACTCGCGCAGGAGAGCGCGGCTGGAACAGGGGCGGAGGCGACGGTGATGCTCAGCTACGACAACCGCTACCTGTACGTGGCCGCCCGGTTCCCGCGCGTTCCGGGCCTTCCCGACGATCTGCCTGATCTGGCCGGTCGCACACACGATTCGAACCAGACAGGCCTGGATCGACTGAGTCTGCAGATCGACGTGGACCGCGACTACTCGACGTACTACCGGTTCGATGTCGATCAGCGTGGTGGAACGCGTGAGGCCTGCTGGGAGGACGAAGCGTGGAATCCCCAGTGGTTCGTCGCAGCCGACGGCACAAAGGATGAGTGGCGAATCGAGGCGGCCATTCCTCTCGAACGGCTGGTCCCAACGCCACCCGATGCCAGGACGACCTGGGCCGTGGGACTGACGCGAACGATTCCGGCCCGCGGCATCGAGAGTTGGCAACATCCGGCGAGTCAGGAACCGATCCCGGCAGCGTTCGGACTGGTCCGCTTTCGGTAG